Sequence from the Helianthus annuus cultivar XRQ/B chromosome 13, HanXRQr2.0-SUNRISE, whole genome shotgun sequence genome:
ctgacttaccacaagaatttgacaagtgtacgctcgagatcgcggcacgatattcgataaacgatcctaacggttccacttttcctataaataccccccccccttttgtgtaaaaacccacaagaatcagatctaaagctctaagttggaaccattgtttcatacctgagctatttgatctagattagcactcggggaccctccgtaagtcttctttcgctcttttattcgcttttcgagtccgaaagtcgacgtttagttgactttctgcattgaccagcttatggtcgatgcgaagttcatggaacttcataacgtgagcgtgatcacgatggttatggtctgtagtgaccatacctactgatttccccgttatctaggctcagtgacgagtcgtagtttcggccaaaatgcgcattcttgcgtcttttgtaaccaaactactcgtgagcatcaaagccgtttgttttgatgcccaacctgttttctaaacttagttaagcatgttctaacatgcttagctcgtcacgtttagtatagtgcttatatagggtcgtaaggtaagcgatctaaaccatcgcttatactttcgaacccgacccatttggtcgatctttaggatccaaccaaacatattaggtgaccatagctataaccttccgaggttataccttgtggtcgcaatgttaggcgttccaaacgcgttctacgcgaatgacgcgttagggtggcataagctacctcaacgggtcgtgatggaccgtaagcacttaggttaagtttcattttagtatgtaggctttgttaaaccatattacacgagtcttcatactcgtttggttttcgaacccgcgtactgtccgatccttccgatttggtccggtatattaacataagctacctattaggtgccgttgatattccgtgatctttggcattatctggttattatacaaggaactcaaagcaatctcaggtgagtacattgaacccctcttttactgttttctaaactgttttggggtgagacacatgtgcctatctgttactttcacgctttccatgttttcacatcgtatatctgctatgctcattagtacattatagtacatgatttcattacattttatgctatgtatgcccattttgtgcgtacttagtacattgatttacataacatttttgctgcatatgcttactcagcatatgggcacatcgatttacatgaacatttctgttgcatatgtttactcagcatatggacacactgatttacatgaacatttctgttgcatatgtttactcagcatatggacacattgatttacatgaacatttctgctacatatgtttactcagcatatgggcacattgatttacataacatttctgcttagtatgtttacttagcatacctagtacaattgtttacatcacatgccttcattttgttatgacatttggtttgtttaacatgggacaatacattcattaacattgatcacgccgttcgttagtaggtagtggtaccataggaattgacaactcccatttttgaagtcctgggtttgataggactggaaggaatgaccgaattcgatatacataacgtagataaacctttaatttgtttaagggtttatcgccacagtctcaaggcttggatgtatgcatagtttacaataccgtataaatgttaatatcaatagagcatgcattttccgcagaacataacgttgatttaaaccacgttttacttcaacgacttgttttatgcatatggtttaagttgatacatttcgcttaccatacatgatacattttgggattacacattacatggtttacattgaacataaacatttgacatgatttacacaataacacttgacatttgggttatacatgaacaatttacatggtggattggtttgggtaaatggtttgagtaacgtggagtatgcaatatgatgcaaacatggtggatacaccgctggtacttcctatatataaatgtttgtataatattacatatcttagcgttatctaaatcatttcagtttaaacatataacattttatacaaataacatacttttcataaaacatcatcttacaaaacaacttatcatattcaactcattttacttggttactcgtttaaccttgcacttatctatatatatcatctgatgttatcgtttttcaaatgatttacaaagcaagacaaagtacaaggttcatgactgactactattaaacattctttaaactcaagtcatgaatcacattttcacaaaacctatgtatctcacaggcatttttatgctgacgtacctactttcacatgtgttttcaggagttgttCCATAAGACGTTGATCAcaatactagggcggacctgtgccttagagcctaacaatgaagataggctagtataaatatgttatgaacttggtatttcttgttttgaaacaatgtactactcttgtttataaataaaatacaacatgtatgccatggttatgaaacaattaattctgttcacaacactccccgacgttttccgccgcggttgcatgttatacgcggtcggggtgtgacaacccaaaggtattggatggcgggggtccaaactctttgatcccctcataagttaaactactattaaaactttaacccggctacttaggactgtatccctgctgactcagactacttagccgagggtaacgtcgccttcaaaagaggggcctaccacattatgcattaataacttaattaattatctttcaataatccgaccctttaggattgtatccttgctgactcaaactactgggttgagggtaacgtcgccttcaaaagaggggcctactacaataactaagataatctcttaaacaagtgcaaaagtgcgaaaataatcaaaggttacactacacacgtgtcagatccaagtgattcatcttgtctatctgtttttacttttattttttatttttcagctttttggttagttttattttcttagtttaaaaacctttttctaacatgttgatttgattagatgttgaggataaaccggtactaaaagcacTTGTGTCCTttgacgacctcggtatcttaccaacactatactacgtccacgatgggtgcacttgcccatatgtgtgtttagtgttagtaaatatcgtgttttataaatttaaaacttggctaaaaagtgtaaaagggcttaaaatatatacctaaatcaTATACACACTGAAACGCATCAATAcacacttctgtgagttcatgtcccccttttcttctttactgttttcagttttatacttcgggcgtgaaatacatgcgacaattattacaaacattatttacatggtatggttagcctaTGGAGggttttactactagatcatgtgaggggtggatacaacacttaaggccattaatcctcgttgttaggaccgagggacacaagagtgatagatctatttgggtgttgcgagcccacacccgtgaggccagGGCGGCCCATAGATGTGACTGTGTCTTACcaccgaagcccggtaacaaatttgctagctttgagttttcctgcaccttctcacacataccagtggctttgcaacccattggtgatctctttttccttattgctacataccagggacatttattcatacatgaaaggtttatacatacttacttttacatgaactcgctcaacttttgttgatttttcaaactacatgtatttcaggaaattagtggatctggaaAAGTGTGCAATCGTTTCAAGCTGCgtagggaataatgatgtcatgcaggtttaggaggtgtgacccttgcctggacgggttacaagtcttaaaccgtgCTTTCATTAAAATCTTTTGTCGTGTCATGTGAACACGTTTTAAATTCATGTcatgtttttaacttgtttttatgTGTCTACATTTTAAACAATGATGTTATGGTAACTTTAAACCTGatgaatggatgactatcatgCGTTTTATTtacatatagcattgttatgattgttgctatggtattaagaagtcacaccaaattaaacccatgcttccgcaaaagccagggtgtgacagcttggtatcagagcctcgatcatagcgaactaggattctatctcgagtctagactatgatcactagggctctcacgaaaacatttttacgttgcatacactaaacgtccagatccagggtacaaaatatttttacaaacaaaaaggcacaaatacactttttcaaaattcatggttcagtcttagagactaagggagttcagccttagaggctggggaggttcagtcttagagactgagggagtttcagtcttagagactgaagggttcaatctgagagattggggaggtttaatcttagagactgggagttggtcttagagaccagggagttagtctgagaggctagggagttcagtctgagaggctgggaggatagtctagggagactaggagaattacttgtttgctttattgtgacttacatgtttatttgactTCATGATTGATATGTGTGgctgtgttacagacaccatggtttCTTCTTCCGACACAGGAGTATCAGACACAATGGACCCCATGGCAGTTGTGTCAGACGATGAGATACCATCAGAGGGAGACGTATACACGTCAGATACCACGAGTACAGATGACGATGATTTTCAGTCGTTCGCTCTGCCATACATCGGAGTTGAGATTTAGCCTGCTGATGGCATTCCTGCTGGGGATCTCCCTCTTGtggtgatccctgctcccattCCGCTTGCTGCTTTCCCTGTGGCGGATGTGCCACTCGATGTCGTATCTGATGATGACATTGATCTGTTCGAGGAGGGTCCCCCTGAGGACGactatgagggcggggccccGATTGATGTTGAGGCTATCCTTCCTGTTGCCGAGGCCCCCGTAGAGGAGGCTCCTCTTGGTTCGCCTGTTCCAGACTCGTTGGAGTCTGTAGCATCTGCTTCTTTGCACGACCAGGGTGTGCAGCATCACTCTCCTGACGCTGACCCCGACGTAGCGATGTCAGCTGCACCTGGTCCGGCACACGAGTTTGAGTTTGACCATGAGGTCGATGACGATTTTGATCCAGTTTTTCCTCCTAATTTCGATCCTGATCATGATATCGAGTTTATTCATATGGACCAGCCCTTAGAGGTGCCAGTGGCTCCTATTGATCCGTTGTTTGACATCCCTGCCGACTTTGATATGGACCTTGTTGACCCTGAGCCTGTCATGGTCCCAAAGCCCGTTGTTGCTCCTGATCCTACAccagagcatgaccctgttcctGATGATGCACCAGCCCTTGTACCACCCATTGCTGATCTTCCCATTGTTGCACCACCATTGGTGGATGATCCTATTGTTGATGCACCTTTACCTGACCCCGTGCCAGCATTGGTTAACCGTGCACCTTTCGCCGCTCACATAGATCCTCGTTATGCTGATACCCGTAACGGGTGGGTCGAGGATGATGACGACTACCCACCGTTTGTGCTACCTGTCACTCCTCCAGTAGC
This genomic interval carries:
- the LOC110906470 gene encoding vegetative cell wall protein gp1-like produces the protein MVSSSDTGVSDTMDPMAVVSDDEIPSEGDPADGIPAGDLPLVVIPAPIPLAAFPVADVPLDVVSDDDIDLFEEGPPEDDYEGGAPIDVEAILPVAEAPVEEAPLGSPVPDSLESVASASLHDQGVQHHSPDADPDVAMSAAPGPAHEFEFDHEVDDDFDPVFPPNFDPDHDIEFIHMDQPLEVPVAPIDPLFDIPADFDMDLVDPEPVMVPKPVVAPDPTPEHDPVPDDAPALVPPIADLPIVAPPLVDDPIVDAPLPDPVPALVNRAPFAAHIDPRYADTRNGWVEDDDDYPPFVLPVTPPVAPVSAPNEFPLFHPHTTDVHRTDLPITFLQDIPPPRPGEDSSRQPPVSVPPVPLSFPFMSQFPHTAPSSIPSGEPFLWTTPHVMPLLDPYHPFHVGSSTEDILASLQL